One Luteolibacter flavescens genomic region harbors:
- a CDS encoding diflavin oxidoreductase has translation MLPEHAPFSPDQRRAVDLALAGLDASQRFWLAGFLSAAPVSAAAPISAPASSLKLTVLYGSESGNSEKLADLSAKEAKKKGFQATVKNMSDISPADLAKVENLLVIVSTWGDGEPPESATSFYKEFMNGSAVHLPAVRFSVCALGDTAYEKFCQIGKDVDARLEALGATRIAPRQDCDVEYEQPHAEWLAAALKSFGPAAPAAAVVAAPAATHVAEEYGKKNPFPSELLEKVLLNGKGTTKETWHYELSLEGSGLTYDAGDALAVVPVNAPDIVEGILKAAKLSGSESVEVKGVGQKILADALREDLDITALSRAVLTKLQAISGSDKLAALLADDAKDQLKDYQWGRWIADAITDFASGGVGAAELVTIFRKLPPRLYSIASSPLAHPGEVHLTIASVRYQAHGQPKKGVASTYLADLVAKGGKVPVYTHQNKNFRLPASSDTPVIMVGPGTGVAPFRAFVEQRGATGKPGKNWLFFGDQHYTYDFLYQTEWQDHLKEGNLTKLDVAFSRDQPEKVYVQHRMLDRAKELYGWLQEGAHFYVCGDASRMASDVHEALISVVEKEGGFSREVAEAYVEDLKKSKRYQRDVY, from the coding sequence ATGCTTCCCGAGCACGCTCCCTTCTCTCCCGACCAACGCCGCGCCGTCGATCTGGCGCTGGCTGGCCTTGATGCGTCCCAGCGCTTCTGGCTGGCAGGATTCCTCTCCGCCGCGCCGGTGTCTGCCGCGGCCCCGATATCCGCACCCGCAAGCTCGCTGAAGCTGACCGTGCTCTACGGCTCCGAATCCGGGAATTCCGAAAAGCTGGCAGATCTGTCAGCAAAGGAAGCGAAGAAGAAGGGCTTCCAAGCCACCGTGAAGAACATGTCGGACATTTCCCCGGCCGATCTCGCCAAGGTGGAAAACCTGCTGGTGATCGTCAGCACCTGGGGTGACGGCGAACCGCCGGAAAGCGCGACGTCCTTCTACAAGGAATTCATGAATGGCTCGGCAGTCCATCTGCCTGCGGTCCGCTTCTCGGTCTGCGCGCTCGGCGACACGGCCTATGAGAAGTTTTGCCAGATCGGGAAGGACGTCGATGCACGCCTCGAAGCGCTCGGCGCGACCCGCATTGCCCCGCGTCAGGATTGCGACGTGGAGTATGAGCAACCGCATGCCGAGTGGCTTGCCGCCGCGCTGAAGTCTTTCGGCCCGGCTGCCCCGGCCGCCGCCGTAGTGGCCGCTCCCGCTGCGACGCACGTTGCCGAGGAGTATGGGAAGAAGAATCCTTTCCCCTCGGAGCTTCTGGAAAAAGTGCTGCTGAATGGCAAGGGCACGACCAAGGAAACGTGGCACTACGAGCTCTCCCTGGAAGGCTCCGGCCTCACCTACGACGCAGGCGATGCGCTTGCCGTCGTGCCGGTGAATGCGCCGGACATCGTCGAAGGCATCCTCAAGGCTGCGAAGCTCTCCGGCAGCGAGTCCGTGGAGGTGAAGGGCGTGGGGCAAAAGATCCTCGCCGATGCCCTCCGCGAGGACCTCGACATCACCGCTCTTTCCCGCGCGGTGCTGACCAAGCTGCAGGCGATCTCCGGATCGGACAAGCTGGCCGCGCTCCTCGCCGATGACGCGAAGGACCAGCTCAAGGATTACCAATGGGGCCGCTGGATCGCCGACGCGATCACCGACTTCGCCTCCGGTGGCGTCGGTGCCGCGGAGCTGGTGACGATTTTCCGGAAGCTGCCGCCGCGTCTTTACTCGATCGCCTCCAGTCCGCTGGCGCATCCGGGTGAGGTGCACCTGACCATTGCCTCCGTGCGCTATCAGGCCCATGGCCAGCCGAAGAAGGGCGTGGCCTCGACCTATCTCGCCGACCTCGTGGCGAAGGGTGGCAAGGTCCCGGTCTACACGCACCAGAACAAGAACTTCCGCCTGCCCGCATCGTCGGACACGCCGGTGATCATGGTCGGACCGGGCACCGGTGTCGCGCCATTCCGTGCCTTCGTCGAACAGCGTGGTGCAACCGGCAAACCGGGCAAGAACTGGCTGTTCTTCGGCGACCAGCACTATACCTACGACTTCCTCTACCAGACCGAATGGCAGGATCACCTCAAGGAGGGGAACCTGACCAAGCTCGATGTGGCCTTCTCCCGCGACCAACCGGAGAAGGTGTATGTCCAGCACCGCATGCTGGACCGCGCGAAGGAGCTCTACGGCTGGCTCCAGGAAGGCGCGCACTTCTACGTCTGCGGCGATGCCTCGCGCATGGCCAGCGACGTCCACGAGGCCCTCATCTCCGTTGTGGAGAAGGAGGGCGGCTTCTCCCGCGAGGTCGCCGAGGCCTACGTCGAGGACCTGAAGAAATCGAAGCGCTACCAACGCGACGTCTACTGA
- the cysK gene encoding cysteine synthase A encodes MPIADSMVATVGNTPLIRLNKLTQGLGAEVLLKAEFFNPLFSVKDRIGKAMIETAEKEGSLKPGGLIIEPTSGNTGIALAFVARAKGYRCILTMPESMSIERRVLLRLLGAEIVLTPRARGMGGAIAKAKQLLEENPGSFGPGQFENPANPQIHRETTAEEIWRDTDGKIDAFVAGIGTGGTITGVSEVIKGRTDLKTFAVEPVASPVITQFRNGEELKPGPHMIQGIGAGFIPKNLNVDIIDDVIQVTNEDAFATAQALNTEEGIPAGISTGANVWAAIQLAKRPEFAGKRIVTIGASSTERYLSTLLAEKVREEVSSLPVAEI; translated from the coding sequence ATGCCAATCGCAGACTCCATGGTTGCCACCGTTGGCAACACCCCGCTCATCCGCCTGAACAAGCTGACCCAGGGCCTCGGTGCCGAGGTGCTGCTGAAGGCCGAGTTCTTCAACCCGCTCTTCAGTGTGAAGGACCGTATCGGCAAGGCGATGATCGAGACCGCCGAAAAGGAAGGCTCTCTCAAGCCCGGCGGGCTGATCATCGAGCCCACCTCCGGCAACACCGGCATCGCGCTCGCCTTCGTGGCCCGCGCGAAAGGCTACCGCTGCATCCTCACGATGCCCGAGAGCATGTCGATCGAGCGCCGCGTGCTGCTGCGCCTGCTGGGTGCCGAGATCGTGCTGACGCCACGTGCGCGCGGCATGGGCGGTGCGATCGCGAAGGCGAAGCAGCTCCTTGAGGAAAACCCGGGCTCATTCGGTCCCGGCCAGTTCGAGAATCCCGCGAACCCGCAGATCCACCGCGAGACGACCGCCGAGGAAATCTGGCGCGACACCGATGGCAAGATCGACGCTTTCGTCGCAGGCATCGGCACCGGTGGCACCATCACCGGTGTCTCCGAGGTCATCAAGGGACGCACGGACCTGAAGACCTTCGCCGTGGAGCCGGTGGCCAGCCCGGTCATCACGCAATTCCGCAACGGCGAGGAGCTGAAGCCGGGTCCGCACATGATCCAGGGGATTGGTGCCGGCTTCATCCCGAAGAACCTCAATGTGGACATCATCGACGATGTGATCCAGGTGACCAACGAGGACGCCTTTGCCACCGCGCAGGCTCTCAACACCGAGGAAGGCATCCCGGCTGGCATCTCCACGGGAGCGAACGTCTGGGCCGCCATCCAGCTCGCGAAACGCCCGGAATTCGCAGGCAAACGCATCGTCACCATCGGTGCCTCCTCGACCGAGCGCTACCTCTCGACGCTTCTCGCCGAGAAGGTCCGCGAGGAAGTGTCGAGCCTCCCGGTCGCGGAGATCTGA
- a CDS encoding peroxiredoxin family protein, producing the protein MRFPLLVASVLVAGSLSAHAGTPQQADGIRRSYEADIKAWVLKLHVAGSDAERKKVAEERPDAAAAAKRMWAAIQPNLAEAWVVEPAAWLLKISAGQVTVGENGMAKPLLGDAGVAIRAAVEKHHLASKNLSPMCLALVASPDPSSLALLEKIERGNPDKKVQGVAALGIAMLLKDLSDEPEVMRRRLTMLKKAIIESSDVEVNGVSVAKLAEDELYIIRFLSKGREAPDLTGTDSGGRPMKLSDYRGKTVVLLFWRSEEIGTEELCDMVKKIRARFSGQPFEIVGVNRDPQATLRQLQASGLVDWPNFSDPDGKLTGEYRVGIWPLAYVLDGTRRIHYTGAMGSFVELTAAAVMAEKK; encoded by the coding sequence ATGCGTTTCCCACTCCTCGTCGCGTCGGTCCTCGTGGCCGGCAGCCTTTCCGCCCACGCCGGGACACCCCAGCAGGCGGACGGCATCCGTCGTTCCTACGAGGCGGATATCAAGGCATGGGTGCTGAAACTGCACGTGGCAGGCAGCGACGCGGAGCGCAAAAAGGTCGCCGAGGAACGCCCGGACGCAGCCGCGGCAGCGAAGCGGATGTGGGCGGCGATCCAGCCGAATCTGGCCGAGGCGTGGGTTGTGGAACCCGCCGCATGGCTGCTGAAAATTTCCGCAGGTCAGGTGACCGTGGGTGAGAACGGCATGGCCAAGCCCCTGCTGGGCGATGCTGGTGTGGCAATCCGTGCGGCGGTGGAAAAGCATCACTTGGCCAGCAAGAATCTCTCGCCGATGTGTCTCGCGCTGGTGGCCTCGCCCGATCCCTCGTCGCTCGCCTTGCTGGAAAAGATTGAGCGGGGAAACCCGGACAAGAAGGTTCAAGGCGTGGCCGCGCTCGGCATCGCCATGCTGCTGAAGGACCTCAGCGACGAACCGGAGGTGATGCGCCGCCGCCTGACCATGCTGAAGAAGGCCATCATTGAAAGCAGCGACGTAGAGGTGAATGGCGTGAGCGTCGCGAAGCTGGCGGAGGACGAGCTCTACATCATCCGCTTCCTCAGCAAGGGCCGCGAGGCACCGGATCTGACCGGCACCGACTCCGGCGGACGTCCGATGAAGCTCTCCGACTACCGGGGCAAGACGGTGGTGCTGCTCTTCTGGCGCTCCGAGGAAATCGGCACGGAGGAGCTTTGCGACATGGTGAAGAAGATCCGCGCGCGTTTTTCGGGACAGCCATTCGAGATCGTCGGCGTGAACCGCGATCCGCAGGCTACCCTGCGTCAGCTCCAGGCTTCCGGGCTGGTGGACTGGCCCAATTTCTCCGATCCGGATGGCAAGCTGACCGGCGAATACCGCGTGGGTATCTGGCCGCTCGCCTACGTCCTCGATGGTACGCGGAGGATCCACTACACGGGCGCGATGGGCTCCTTCGTGGAGCTGACCGCTGCCGCGGTGATGGCCGAGAAAAAGTGA
- a CDS encoding glycosyltransferase, translated as MRILIYAMGSAGDVHPFVGVGRALQARGHEVIVATSAFFEDVVRRAGLGFRAMGTVADFERVQGDPHLWHPTKALPSIIRHAVNPSYEPILEVARELHIPGETVILASSLAWATMSVRELLEIPVVSVHLAPSLFASSYRQPVMHGAPVPQSAPHFLKRFQWWVAGKVVDHHVLPELNRFRARHGLPATSGILHGWHSPDRVIALFPEWFGPAQPDWPKNVIQTGFPLFDESGQREVPQELEDFLNDGDPPVVFTPGSAMDRGHSFFSEAVKALTSIGRRGILISRFSDTIPPNLPSTVRHFPYVPFSQVLPRAAALVYHGGVGTCAQALRAGVPQLLMPMAHDQLDNLSRVEDLGVGGGLHPRQFKARKIASVLEGMLADPSLKQRALDISARFDPSGWMNRTCDLIEEMKP; from the coding sequence ATGCGCATCCTCATCTACGCCATGGGCAGTGCCGGGGATGTGCATCCCTTCGTCGGAGTCGGCAGGGCACTGCAGGCCCGTGGCCATGAGGTGATCGTCGCCACCAGTGCATTCTTCGAGGACGTGGTGCGCCGTGCCGGGCTGGGCTTCCGCGCGATGGGCACGGTGGCGGACTTCGAGCGGGTCCAAGGCGATCCTCACTTGTGGCATCCCACGAAAGCGCTCCCGTCGATCATCCGCCACGCGGTGAATCCAAGCTACGAGCCGATTCTCGAAGTCGCCCGCGAGCTCCACATTCCCGGAGAGACGGTGATCCTCGCGAGCTCGCTGGCATGGGCAACCATGTCCGTGCGCGAGCTGTTAGAGATCCCCGTGGTGAGCGTCCACCTTGCCCCGTCACTGTTCGCCAGCAGCTACCGGCAGCCCGTGATGCATGGCGCGCCGGTGCCGCAGTCGGCACCGCATTTCCTGAAACGCTTCCAGTGGTGGGTCGCAGGGAAAGTCGTGGATCATCACGTCCTGCCGGAGTTGAATCGCTTCCGCGCTCGTCATGGGCTGCCTGCCACAAGCGGCATCCTCCACGGCTGGCACTCGCCGGATCGTGTCATCGCGTTGTTTCCCGAGTGGTTCGGCCCGGCACAGCCGGACTGGCCGAAAAACGTGATCCAGACCGGTTTCCCGCTCTTCGATGAGAGCGGCCAGCGCGAGGTGCCGCAGGAACTCGAAGACTTCCTCAACGACGGCGATCCGCCGGTGGTCTTCACCCCGGGAAGCGCGATGGACCGCGGGCACTCGTTCTTCTCCGAGGCGGTGAAGGCGCTCACGTCCATCGGCAGGCGCGGCATTCTCATCAGCCGCTTTTCCGACACCATCCCGCCGAACCTGCCTAGCACCGTGAGGCATTTCCCCTACGTGCCCTTCAGCCAGGTCCTCCCCCGTGCTGCGGCGCTGGTCTATCACGGCGGGGTCGGCACCTGTGCGCAAGCGCTTCGCGCGGGCGTCCCGCAACTGCTGATGCCCATGGCCCACGACCAACTCGACAATCTGAGCCGCGTCGAGGATCTCGGGGTCGGCGGGGGATTGCACCCAAGGCAGTTCAAGGCCCGCAAGATCGCGTCCGTGCTGGAAGGCATGCTCGCGGATCCCTCGCTGAAACAACGGGCGCTGGACATTTCCGCTAGGTTCGATCCTTCGGGCTGGATGAATCGGACCTGCGATCTGATCGAGGAAATGAAGCCGTGA
- the aroC gene encoding chorismate synthase yields MSSTFGHSFRIHTFGESHGGGVGVVIDGVPPRVPLSLEDIQHELDRRRPGQSEIVTPRKEADKAEILSGLIDGQTLGTSIGIFVRNEDQRPGAYDEMAVKYRPSHADYTYDAKYGIRALSGGGRASARETIGRVAGAAVAKKVLEHLCPGIEVLAWVKSIHDLNADVDPLSVTSADIEGNIVRTGDLAMVEPMIERIKAVRAEGNSVGGVVECVIRGCPPGLGEPVFDKLEADLAKAMLSLPATKGFEVGSGFAGTLLTGREHNDPFRMVDGKVRTTSNRSGGIQGGISNGENIVFRVAFKPTATIMTSQETVTSAGENTELAGRGRHDACVLPRAVPMVEAMAILVLCDHLLRQRGQVGGFAAPEA; encoded by the coding sequence ATGTCATCGACTTTCGGCCACTCTTTCCGCATCCACACCTTCGGCGAATCGCACGGCGGCGGCGTGGGCGTGGTCATCGATGGCGTCCCGCCCCGCGTGCCGCTGAGCCTGGAAGACATCCAGCATGAGCTGGATCGCCGCCGTCCCGGCCAGAGCGAGATCGTCACGCCGCGCAAGGAAGCGGACAAGGCGGAGATCCTTTCCGGCCTCATCGATGGCCAGACGCTCGGCACCTCCATCGGCATTTTTGTCCGGAATGAGGACCAGCGCCCCGGTGCCTACGATGAGATGGCGGTGAAGTATCGCCCCTCCCACGCCGACTACACCTACGACGCGAAGTATGGCATCCGCGCGCTTTCCGGCGGCGGACGCGCCTCCGCCCGCGAGACCATCGGCCGCGTGGCCGGTGCCGCCGTGGCGAAGAAGGTGCTTGAGCACCTCTGCCCCGGCATCGAGGTGCTGGCCTGGGTGAAGTCCATCCACGACCTGAATGCCGACGTCGATCCCCTCTCCGTCACGAGCGCGGACATCGAGGGCAATATCGTCCGCACGGGCGACCTCGCGATGGTCGAGCCGATGATCGAGCGAATCAAGGCGGTCCGCGCCGAGGGGAACTCGGTGGGCGGCGTGGTGGAGTGTGTCATCCGCGGCTGCCCGCCCGGACTCGGTGAGCCTGTCTTCGACAAGCTGGAAGCGGACCTCGCCAAGGCCATGCTTTCCCTGCCCGCCACGAAGGGCTTCGAGGTCGGCTCCGGATTCGCGGGCACCCTGCTCACCGGCCGCGAGCACAATGACCCCTTCCGGATGGTGGACGGCAAGGTACGCACCACCAGCAACCGCTCAGGCGGCATCCAGGGCGGGATTTCCAACGGTGAAAACATCGTCTTCCGCGTCGCCTTCAAGCCGACCGCCACGATCATGACCTCGCAGGAGACCGTGACCAGTGCGGGCGAGAATACGGAGCTGGCCGGTCGCGGCCGCCACGATGCCTGCGTTCTCCCACGCGCCGTTCCGATGGTGGAGGCGATGGCCATCCTCGTCCTATGCGATCACCTGCTGCGCCAGCGCGGCCAGGTGGGCGGCTTCGCGGCTCCGGAAGCTTGA
- a CDS encoding KamA family radical SAM protein: protein MGHISDLDPAFRSHAPGYWPAEAMTEWHDHTWQLKNRVSSLSALEARIKLTDEERAGVLLAGTKLAMSITPHFFNLIDPNDPDCPIRRQVIPRLEEGWDAPEEMADPCGEDSHMPVPGLVHRYPDRVLFLVTDRCASYCRYCTRSRVVSGVGDQHLETQWEAAFKYLEEHTEVRDVLLSGGDPLLFSDAKLEKILSRIRAIPHIQFLRIGSRIPIFLPQRITPQLCEMLKKYHPLFISVHTNHPRELTLEVKEALGRLADAGVPLGNQSVLLKGVNDSVEVQKALVHKLLMCRVRPYYLYQCDLIRGSSHLRTSVSKGLELIEGLRGHTTGYAIPQFVIDGPGGGGKIPLNPNYVVHRDREKTVLRNYEGEIFEYPEPTTIPSLEVERLKEQSTCCP, encoded by the coding sequence ATGGGCCACATCTCCGACCTTGACCCCGCCTTCCGTTCCCATGCGCCAGGATACTGGCCCGCGGAGGCGATGACCGAATGGCATGACCACACTTGGCAGCTCAAGAACCGCGTTTCCTCGCTGTCCGCGCTGGAAGCACGCATCAAGCTGACCGACGAGGAACGCGCCGGCGTCCTGCTCGCAGGCACCAAGCTGGCGATGTCGATCACGCCGCATTTCTTCAACCTGATCGATCCGAATGACCCGGACTGTCCGATCCGCCGCCAGGTGATTCCGCGCCTTGAAGAGGGCTGGGATGCTCCGGAGGAAATGGCCGACCCGTGCGGCGAGGACTCGCACATGCCAGTGCCGGGCCTCGTCCACCGCTACCCGGATCGCGTCCTCTTCCTCGTGACGGACCGCTGCGCTTCCTACTGCCGCTACTGCACCCGCTCACGGGTGGTCTCCGGCGTGGGCGACCAGCATCTGGAAACACAGTGGGAAGCCGCCTTCAAGTATCTGGAGGAGCACACGGAAGTCCGCGACGTGCTGCTTTCCGGCGGAGATCCCCTGCTCTTCTCGGATGCGAAGTTGGAAAAGATCCTCAGCCGCATCCGCGCGATCCCGCACATTCAGTTCCTGCGCATCGGCTCGCGCATCCCGATCTTCCTGCCGCAGCGGATCACGCCGCAGCTCTGCGAGATGCTGAAGAAGTATCATCCGCTCTTCATTTCCGTGCACACGAATCACCCCCGCGAACTGACGCTGGAGGTGAAGGAAGCGCTCGGCCGTCTGGCCGATGCGGGTGTCCCGCTCGGCAACCAGAGCGTGCTGCTGAAGGGCGTCAACGACTCCGTGGAGGTCCAGAAGGCGCTCGTTCACAAGCTGCTGATGTGCCGTGTGCGCCCCTACTACCTCTATCAGTGCGACCTGATCCGCGGATCGTCCCACCTGCGGACGTCCGTGTCGAAGGGCCTTGAACTCATCGAGGGTCTGCGCGGCCACACCACCGGCTATGCCATCCCGCAATTCGTGATCGATGGCCCCGGCGGCGGCGGCAAGATCCCGCTCAACCCGAACTATGTCGTCCATCGCGACCGCGAGAAAACCGTGCTGCGGAACTATGAAGGCGAGATCTTCGAGTATCCGGAGCCGACCACGATCCCGTCGCTGGAAGTCGAGCGCTTGAAGGAGCAATCGACCTGCTGCCCTTGA
- a CDS encoding NADPH-dependent assimilatory sulfite reductase hemoprotein subunit, whose translation MSEKKLSANEGIKTRSNYLRGTIKEGLADQSTGSMSEDDQQLLKFHGTYQQDDRDTRNERRKHRLEKAYSFMIRIRVPGGVATPHQWIETDRLATQFANGTIKLTTRQAFQFHGIIKTNLKRTIKEINQAAMDTVAACGDVNRNVMCNPNPYLSSVHAEVLKAAQDISTHLTPATRAYHEIWLDGEKIETSEEEEQEPIYGKTYLPRKFKITIAVPPSNDVDIFANCLSFIAIVENDKLVGYNVAVGGGMGSTHGNEATYPRLADVIGFCSADQIVDVAEKVVLVQRDFGDRTDRKHSRFKYTVDDRGPEWILAKLNEYLGYELGPVRPYEFTDNGDRFGWVEDENGNFHYTLFIEGGRVLDTPAYPMRTGLLEIAKIHDGDFRLTANQNLIIANISAKKRSEIEALLEKYGMHHSHERSALRLASIACVALPTCGLALAEAERYLPEVVTELEEELENAGLRHDSITIRMTGCPNGCGRPFISEIGFVGRGPDRYNLYLGGGHAGQRLSKLYRQDIHSNEIRGLLSPIIQRFAKERNAGEHFGDYVIRAGIVAETKQGSDFHKNIKEEALKN comes from the coding sequence ATGAGCGAAAAGAAACTCTCCGCCAACGAAGGCATCAAGACGCGCTCGAACTACCTGCGCGGCACCATCAAGGAAGGTCTCGCCGACCAGTCCACCGGCTCGATGTCGGAGGATGACCAGCAGTTGTTGAAGTTCCACGGCACCTACCAGCAGGATGACCGGGATACCCGCAACGAGCGGCGCAAGCACCGCCTCGAGAAGGCCTACTCCTTCATGATCCGCATCCGCGTGCCCGGTGGCGTGGCCACCCCGCACCAGTGGATCGAGACGGATCGCCTCGCGACCCAATTCGCGAATGGCACCATCAAGCTGACGACGCGCCAGGCCTTCCAGTTCCACGGTATCATCAAGACGAACCTGAAGCGCACGATCAAGGAGATCAATCAGGCGGCGATGGACACCGTCGCGGCATGCGGTGACGTGAACCGCAACGTGATGTGCAATCCGAACCCGTATCTCTCGTCGGTGCATGCCGAGGTGCTAAAGGCGGCGCAGGACATCTCCACGCACCTCACCCCGGCAACGCGTGCCTACCACGAGATCTGGCTGGACGGTGAGAAGATCGAGACTTCCGAGGAGGAAGAGCAGGAGCCCATCTACGGCAAAACCTACCTGCCCCGGAAGTTCAAGATCACCATCGCCGTGCCACCGAGCAACGACGTGGACATCTTCGCGAACTGCCTCTCCTTCATCGCGATCGTCGAGAACGACAAGCTGGTCGGCTACAACGTGGCCGTCGGTGGTGGCATGGGTTCGACCCACGGCAACGAGGCGACGTACCCGCGCCTCGCCGACGTGATCGGCTTCTGCTCCGCAGACCAGATCGTGGACGTGGCCGAGAAGGTGGTGCTGGTGCAGCGCGACTTCGGCGACCGCACGGACCGCAAGCATTCGCGCTTCAAGTACACGGTGGATGACCGCGGCCCGGAGTGGATCCTGGCAAAGCTCAACGAGTATCTCGGCTACGAGCTCGGCCCGGTGCGACCTTACGAATTCACCGACAACGGTGACCGCTTCGGCTGGGTCGAGGATGAGAATGGCAACTTCCACTACACGCTTTTCATCGAGGGTGGCCGCGTGCTCGACACGCCCGCCTACCCGATGCGCACGGGCTTGCTGGAGATCGCGAAGATCCATGATGGCGACTTCCGCCTGACCGCGAACCAGAACCTCATCATCGCGAACATCTCCGCGAAGAAGCGATCGGAGATCGAGGCGCTGCTGGAGAAATACGGCATGCATCACAGCCACGAGCGCAGCGCGCTGCGACTGGCCTCGATCGCCTGTGTTGCCCTGCCAACCTGCGGCCTGGCACTCGCAGAGGCCGAACGCTACCTGCCGGAAGTGGTGACCGAGCTGGAAGAAGAGCTGGAAAACGCCGGCCTTCGCCACGACTCTATCACGATCCGCATGACGGGTTGCCCGAACGGTTGCGGCCGTCCCTTCATCTCCGAGATCGGCTTCGTCGGTCGCGGTCCGGACCGCTACAATCTCTACCTCGGCGGCGGGCACGCGGGCCAGCGGCTCAGCAAGCTCTACCGCCAAGACATCCACTCGAACGAGATCCGCGGGCTCCTGTCTCCCATCATCCAGCGATTTGCCAAGGAGCGGAATGCAGGCGAACACTTCGGTGACTACGTCATCCGCGCCGGCATCGTCGCCGAAACCAAGCAGGGCTCCGACTTCCACAAGAACATCAAGGAAGAGGCCCTCAAGAACTGA
- a CDS encoding phosphoadenylyl-sulfate reductase, producing MSTITRIATPTEAEALSDELARLKAGERLKLLHQHYGSRLVASTSFGLQAAVMLKLIADNAPEIPVIFIDTGYHFPETYRYADQLVKELGTDLRIYHPTHSSARMEALYGKLWEQGKEGLAKYGVFTKVEPMDRALKELGADVWISGVRRSQSSTRAARAFAEQQKKTLKVYPILDWADAQVSVFMNQHDLPHHPLEAEGYVTMGDWHSTVPAVNGLSAEETRFNGEKYECGLHLDSGNSDFQI from the coding sequence ATGTCCACCATCACTCGCATCGCCACCCCGACCGAAGCCGAAGCGCTCTCGGACGAACTCGCCCGCCTGAAGGCCGGCGAGCGGCTCAAGCTCCTGCACCAGCACTACGGCAGCCGGTTGGTTGCCTCGACCAGCTTCGGCCTGCAGGCGGCCGTCATGCTGAAGCTCATCGCTGACAATGCACCGGAGATCCCGGTCATCTTCATCGATACCGGGTATCACTTCCCGGAGACCTACCGCTATGCCGACCAGCTCGTGAAGGAGCTGGGCACGGATCTCCGCATCTATCATCCCACCCATTCTTCCGCCCGCATGGAAGCCCTCTACGGAAAGCTGTGGGAGCAGGGGAAGGAGGGCCTTGCCAAGTATGGCGTCTTCACGAAGGTCGAACCGATGGACCGGGCGCTGAAGGAACTCGGAGCCGACGTCTGGATCAGCGGGGTGCGCCGCAGCCAGTCCAGCACGCGTGCCGCGCGGGCCTTCGCCGAGCAGCAGAAGAAGACGCTGAAGGTTTACCCGATCCTCGATTGGGCAGACGCGCAGGTCTCGGTTTTCATGAACCAGCATGACCTGCCGCATCACCCGCTGGAGGCGGAGGGCTACGTCACCATGGGCGATTGGCACAGCACCGTTCCCGCGGTGAACGGACTCTCCGCTGAGGAGACCCGCTTCAATGGCGAGAAGTATGAGTGCGGTCTCCACCTGGACTCCGGCAACTCGGACTTCCAGATCTAA
- a CDS encoding glycosyltransferase, whose product MRIVHAANLQLDKDGAHLWNQDQKIHHGLVRLGHFVYPFSINDRARMLSPTKSKTFGKGRANKALIETCRNVHPDLLILGHAQYITAETLREIRRILPAIRIGLWYVDPLWDADETKHLRDRLEVLDALFCSTGGELLEALARPNCPAAFIPSAVDAGIECHRAYETPDAEILHDLLFFGRDKGEPGRRAFLQELKAKLPDLRVGYYGCLDQPGIFGWEKEQVIRRSKMALNLSRRTDVALYSSSRIAELMGNGILTLTPSGAGLEGLYAEDEIAYFDGIDDLAEKVRYFSENDGQRLAMARKGWERNHRDYSGTEIARFIVDLTLADEAWKSAPWAAHVFHPGA is encoded by the coding sequence ATGCGCATCGTTCACGCCGCCAACCTCCAGCTCGACAAGGATGGCGCGCACCTGTGGAACCAGGACCAGAAGATCCACCACGGCCTCGTCCGGCTGGGTCACTTCGTCTATCCCTTCTCGATCAATGACCGGGCGCGCATGCTCTCGCCGACGAAAAGCAAGACCTTTGGCAAGGGCCGGGCAAACAAGGCGCTGATCGAGACCTGCCGGAACGTCCATCCGGACCTGCTCATCCTCGGCCACGCGCAATACATCACCGCGGAGACGCTTCGGGAAATCCGTCGCATCCTGCCCGCGATACGGATCGGCCTTTGGTATGTCGATCCCCTCTGGGACGCTGATGAGACGAAGCACCTGCGCGACCGCTTGGAGGTTCTAGACGCGCTTTTTTGCTCCACCGGCGGAGAGTTGTTGGAAGCGCTCGCCCGGCCAAATTGCCCGGCTGCTTTCATCCCGAGCGCCGTCGATGCGGGCATTGAATGCCATCGCGCTTACGAAACACCGGATGCGGAAATCCTTCACGACCTGCTCTTCTTCGGTCGCGACAAGGGCGAGCCTGGACGCCGCGCCTTCCTACAAGAGCTGAAGGCAAAGCTGCCGGACCTGCGGGTCGGCTACTATGGTTGCCTGGACCAACCCGGCATCTTCGGCTGGGAAAAGGAGCAGGTCATCCGCCGCTCGAAGATGGCGCTGAACCTTTCCCGCCGCACCGATGTGGCTCTCTACTCGTCGTCCCGCATCGCCGAGCTCATGGGCAATGGCATCCTCACCCTCACACCCAGCGGTGCGGGACTCGAGGGGCTTTATGCGGAAGACGAGATCGCGTATTTCGACGGCATCGATGACCTCGCTGAGAAAGTACGATACTTCTCGGAGAACGACGGCCAGCGCCTCGCCATGGCGCGCAAAGGCTGGGAGCGGAATCACCGCGACTACAGCGGCACAGAGATCGCACGCTTCATCGTGGATCTCACGCTGGCTGACGAAGCCTGGAAGTCAGCCCCGTGGGCGGCTCACGTCTTTCATCCGGGAGCTTGA